The DNA region GCACTCCCCTGCCGTGGCGCTCGAAGAGCGGGCCGCCGAGCTCGCGCTCGAGCCCGCGTACGGCGTACGACAACGACGGCTGGGCCACGTGGAGCCGGGCCGCGGCGCTGGTGAAGCTGCCCGCCTCGGCGATCGCGAGGAAGAACTCCAGCTGTCGTCGCTCCATGGCCCGAGGCTAACCCGACCACTCACCGAGACCCTCCGGACACCTCGATAGCCTGGGCGCGTGCTGAGACCGAGTGGAGAGCAGTTCACGATCGACGGCGGGGGCTACTCCGCGACGGTGACGGAGAGCGGAGGGTCGCTGCGCCTGCTGTCCTACGAGGGGCGCGACCTCATCGCCCCCTTCGGCGACGACGAGCAGTCCAGCGGCGGCAAGGGGCAGCTGCTGGCGCCGTGGCCCAACCGGATCCGGGACGGCCGCTACGAGTTCGGCGGGAAGACCTACCAGCTCGGGCTGTCCGAGGTGTCGCGCAACAACGCCTCCCACGGCCTGGTGCGGTGGGCGCAGTGGCTGCCGATCGACGAGACCAAGGCCTCGATCACCCTCGCCACCCGGCTGATGGCGCAGAGCGGCTACCCGTGGACGCTCGACCTCGAGGTGACCTACGCCGTCGGACCCGACGGGCTCACCGTGACCCAGTCGGCGACCAACCACGCCGGCTCCCCCGCGCCCTTCGCCGTGGGCGCCCACCCCTATCTGACCGTCGGCGACGGACCCGTCGACGGCTGGACGCTAACCCTCCCGGCGCGGACCCGCCTGCTCTCCGACCCGGAGCGCAAGCTGCCCACCACGAGCGAGCCGACGGCCGGGACGGCCCACGACTTCACCTCCGCCAAGCCCATCGGCGATGTCGTGCTCGACCATGCCTTCACCGATCTCGATCGCGGCGAGGACGGGCGGACCACGGTGACGCTCGAAGGCCCCGACGGTGGCGTCGCGCTCTGGGTCGACGAGCACCACCCCTGGCTGATGGTCTACAGCGCCGACGACCAGTCGCCCGCGCGCGGCAGCCTCGCCGTCGAGCCGATGACCGCTCCCCCGGACGCGTTCAACTCCGGCACCGACCTGATCGAGCTAGCTCCCGACGAGCGGTTCGAGGTCACGTGGGGCATCACCGCGATCTGACCATCACGGCCTGATCGTCGCGGTCTAGCGGTCGCACTCCAGCAACGACAGGTCGAACGCCTCGGCCATCGCCGCGTAGCCGGCGTCGCCGGGGTGGAGGTGGTCCCCGGAGTCGTACGCCGGCAGGAACCGCGCCGGCCGGTCGGGGTCACGCGTGGCGGCGTCGAAGTCGACGACGCCGTCGAACTCGCCGGAGGTGCGGATCCACTCGTTGACCGCGACCCGCACCCGGTCGCGTTCGGGGGTGTAGCGGCTGCCGCCCTCGTACGGCGTCAGGGTCGCGCCGATGACGCAGACGTCCTCGGCATGCGCCTGCGCGATCAGCTCGCGGTAGGCGTCGGTCAGGTCGGAGGCCTCGTCGGCATCGTCCCAGCGGATGTCGTTGATCCCCTCCAGCAGCACGACCGTGGAGACGCCGGGCTGGTCGAGGACATCTCGCCGGAAGCGGTCCAGGCCGCGCTGGCCGCCGGTGCTGTCCACGAGGACGCGGTTGGCGGAAATGCCCTCGTTCATCACGCCGAAGCGTCCGGCGAAGCGGCTGCTCGCGATCCGGTCGGCCAACACGTCCGGCCAGCGCCGGTTGGCACCGACGGTGGAGCCGTTGCCGTCGGTGATCGAGTCGCCGAAGAGCACCGCGGTCTTGACCCGGCGGGGCTTCTCGACGAGGACGCTCTCGACCCAGTACCAGCGGGAGATCTGCGTCGTGAACGCCGCACCGGACTCCTCGCCGGCGACGTCCGCGCCGGCCGTCCCGGAGACGTAGGAGATCTGCGTCGCCACGTCGTGCCCGGTGATCGGGCCGCTCTCCCCGACGACGTGGAAGCTGACCGCGAGGGTCGTGTCGGCCGGCACGGTCGCGTCGACGGGGTCGCTGAGCGCCTCGGTGCCGGGAGCGACGGTGACCCGGTCGGCACCGGCGAAGGTCACCGGCCGATTCGTGCCGGACACCACCGCGGCGCCGTCCCCGGCCACCCCGACGTGTGCCGAGGCGAAGGTGACCGGACGGTCGCCGAAGGCGTTGGAGAGCGTGATGCGTACGCCGGAGCCACCCAGCGAGGTGTGGACCAGGTTGCGCACCGACAGGTCGGCCAGCCCGGCAGCGCCGGTGTTGCCGCCCACCTCGTCGGCCGAGGCGCCCCAGGTGCCGACCGGGTGCGCCGGCGCGGCCTGGGCCGGCACGGTCGAGGCCAGGGTGAGCACGGCTGCCAGCACGGCAAACGCACGAGTCCAGGAGATCACGCGGATACGCTAAGCCGCCGCGTACGTCGCGATCAGCAGGCGCCGCGAGGATTCCCCGAACCGTAGTAAGCGGTTCGCCGGCCGGTCGTCGTCAGGACAGCTCGTCGGCGAGGGTGCGCAGCGTGCGCACGGCCTTCCGCGACGATGCGCCGTCGGAGGCCTGGATGCCGAGGGCGGAGATGTTGTGGCCCGAGGCGAGGTCGATCGTGGGCCAGGGCGCACCGCGCGGGAAGTTGATCGCGAGGATCTCGGCCCACTCCAGGTCGCGGCGCTTGTAGCCGTTGACCACCGTCAGGCCGCTCTCCCGGGCGACGACCCGCGACCGGGTCAGCGCGTGCACGCAGACCACGATCCCGAGACCCACGGCACCGAAGGTGAGCCGCTCGAACATGGTGACCTGGGCCTTGATCTCGGGCGTGAACCCGACCCAGACCATGGTGCACATCACCGCGAGCGCGGCCACGAGGAACCAGCCCATGACGCCGGCCCCGAGCGGGCGCCAGGTGTGCGGCAGCTTCACCGGCAGCTCGGATCCCGTCGGCTCAGACCCCTGGGACTCAGATCCGGCAGGCATTGATCTCCGTCAGCAGGATCGCACGGGCGCCCACGGCGTAGAGGTCGTCCATCAGCTTCTGCGAGCCCTTGCGCGGCACCATCGCGCGGACCGCGACCCAGCCCTCGCGGTGCAGCGGGCTGACCGTCGGCCCCTCGAGCCCGGGCGTCATCGCGGAGGCCTCGGAGAGGTCCTCGGCGCGGATGTCGTAGTCCATCATCACGTAGCTGCGCGCGATCAGGACGCCGTCGAGGCGCCGCCGGAACGTCTCGTACGCCGGGGGCAGCTGCGCGCCCGAACGGGTGATCACCACGGCCTCGGAGTGCATGATCGGCTCGCCGAAGATCTCCAGGCCGGCCTGGCGCATCGTGGAGCCGGTCTCGACCACGTCGGCGATCGCGTCGGCGACACCGAGCTGGATCGAGGTCTCCACGGCGCCGTCGAGGCGGGTCACGCTCGCGTCGATCCCCTCGCGCTCCAGGAAGGCGGAGACGACCCCGACGTAGGAGGTCGCGATCCGCTTGCCGCGCAGCTCCTCGACCGAGGTGAAGGCGCCGGCGCGGCCGGCGAAGTGGAACCGCGACCGGCCGAAGCCGAGCCCGACGACCTCGTCGGCCTTCGCGCCGGAGTCGAGGAGCAGGTCACGGCCGGTGATGCCGATGTC from Nocardioides luteus includes:
- a CDS encoding aldose 1-epimerase family protein — translated: MLRPSGEQFTIDGGGYSATVTESGGSLRLLSYEGRDLIAPFGDDEQSSGGKGQLLAPWPNRIRDGRYEFGGKTYQLGLSEVSRNNASHGLVRWAQWLPIDETKASITLATRLMAQSGYPWTLDLEVTYAVGPDGLTVTQSATNHAGSPAPFAVGAHPYLTVGDGPVDGWTLTLPARTRLLSDPERKLPTTSEPTAGTAHDFTSAKPIGDVVLDHAFTDLDRGEDGRTTVTLEGPDGGVALWVDEHHPWLMVYSADDQSPARGSLAVEPMTAPPDAFNSGTDLIELAPDERFEVTWGITAI
- a CDS encoding SGNH/GDSL hydrolase family protein; this translates as MISWTRAFAVLAAVLTLASTVPAQAAPAHPVGTWGASADEVGGNTGAAGLADLSVRNLVHTSLGGSGVRITLSNAFGDRPVTFASAHVGVAGDGAAVVSGTNRPVTFAGADRVTVAPGTEALSDPVDATVPADTTLAVSFHVVGESGPITGHDVATQISYVSGTAGADVAGEESGAAFTTQISRWYWVESVLVEKPRRVKTAVLFGDSITDGNGSTVGANRRWPDVLADRIASSRFAGRFGVMNEGISANRVLVDSTGGQRGLDRFRRDVLDQPGVSTVVLLEGINDIRWDDADEASDLTDAYRELIAQAHAEDVCVIGATLTPYEGGSRYTPERDRVRVAVNEWIRTSGEFDGVVDFDAATRDPDRPARFLPAYDSGDHLHPGDAGYAAMAEAFDLSLLECDR
- a CDS encoding PH domain-containing protein; its protein translation is MPAGSESQGSEPTGSELPVKLPHTWRPLGAGVMGWFLVAALAVMCTMVWVGFTPEIKAQVTMFERLTFGAVGLGIVVCVHALTRSRVVARESGLTVVNGYKRRDLEWAEILAINFPRGAPWPTIDLASGHNISALGIQASDGASSRKAVRTLRTLADELS
- the hisG gene encoding ATP phosphoribosyltransferase produces the protein MSDLTQRDNTETGLLRIAVPNKGSLSVAASELLREAGYRQRDDSKRLTLIDEENGVEFFYLRPRDIALYVGEGTLDIGITGRDLLLDSGAKADEVVGLGFGRSRFHFAGRAGAFTSVEELRGKRIATSYVGVVSAFLEREGIDASVTRLDGAVETSIQLGVADAIADVVETGSTMRQAGLEIFGEPIMHSEAVVITRSGAQLPPAYETFRRRLDGVLIARSYVMMDYDIRAEDLSEASAMTPGLEGPTVSPLHREGWVAVRAMVPRKGSQKLMDDLYAVGARAILLTEINACRI